One Nocardioidaceae bacterium SCSIO 66511 genomic window carries:
- a CDS encoding aldo/keto reductase, whose translation MTYRNLGRTGLKVSPLTLGTMMFGQWGNPDHDDSIRVIRRALDAGINVIDTADVYSRGESEVIVGKALAGRRDDVILATKFHGTMSDDDPNQQGNSRRWIIREVEESLRRLDTDYIDVYQVHRPRPETDIEQTLGALSDLVHQGKIRYIGTSTFLPSQIVEAQWAAERRVLERPVTEQPPYSILAREAERDVLPIAERYGLGVLPWSPLAGGWLAGRYRGSDAVITPRTKRQPGRHDPNLPANVRKAEAVEKLVALADEASLSLIHLALGFVLAHPAVSSAIIGPRTLEQLEDQLAADKIVLTDDVLDRIDEIVAPGTTLNDADRGYAPPSLAYAWARRR comes from the coding sequence ATGACGTACCGCAACCTCGGCCGCACCGGCCTGAAGGTCAGTCCGCTGACCCTTGGCACCATGATGTTCGGTCAGTGGGGCAACCCCGACCACGACGACTCGATCCGGGTGATCCGCCGCGCACTCGACGCCGGCATCAACGTGATCGACACAGCCGACGTGTACTCCCGCGGCGAGTCGGAGGTGATCGTCGGAAAGGCACTCGCCGGGCGACGTGACGATGTCATCCTCGCAACGAAGTTCCACGGCACGATGTCCGACGACGATCCGAATCAGCAGGGCAACTCACGGCGCTGGATCATCCGTGAGGTCGAGGAGTCGCTGCGTCGGCTCGACACCGACTACATCGACGTCTACCAAGTGCATCGGCCGCGGCCCGAGACAGATATCGAGCAGACCCTCGGTGCGCTCTCGGATCTCGTGCACCAGGGGAAGATCCGCTACATCGGCACGTCGACGTTTCTGCCATCGCAGATCGTCGAGGCACAATGGGCCGCCGAGCGGCGCGTACTCGAACGCCCGGTGACCGAGCAACCGCCGTACTCGATCCTGGCACGTGAAGCCGAGCGCGATGTACTTCCGATCGCCGAACGTTACGGGCTCGGCGTCCTGCCATGGAGCCCGCTCGCCGGCGGCTGGTTGGCCGGCCGGTACCGCGGAAGCGACGCTGTGATCACCCCACGGACCAAACGACAGCCGGGTCGCCACGACCCGAACCTGCCCGCAAACGTACGAAAGGCCGAAGCGGTCGAGAAGCTCGTCGCGCTCGCCGACGAAGCAAGTCTGTCACTCATCCACCTCGCGCTCGGGTTCGTACTGGCGCATCCGGCTGTCTCCTCGGCGATCATCGGGCCACGCACGTTGGAGCAGCTCGAGGACCAGCTGGCGGCCGACAAGATCGTGCTGACCGACGACGTACTGGACCGGATCGACGAGATCGTCGCGCCCGGTACGACGCTCAACGACGCCGACCGCGGATACGCTCCTCCGTCGCTCGCGTACGCCTGGGCACGCCGTCGCTGA
- a CDS encoding DUF1446 domain-containing protein gives MTAVRIGNASGFYGDRRSAVREMLEGGELDYLTGDYLAELTMLILGRDKLRDESLGYAKTFVRQLEDCLGLAMGRGVRIVTNAGGLNPAALAGRIREIATDQGISASVAYVEGDDLLPRSAELGFGEPLTANAYLGAFGIAEALRGGADVVVTGRVTDASLAVGPAIAHHGWGRADYDRLAGAVAAGHVIECGTQATGGNVAGFESLDLASKSGRRFGFPIAEIDEAGDSVITKHPGTGGAVTVDTVTAQLVYEIDSPAYLGPDVVTRLDSLMLAADGPDRVAITGVRGSPPPGQVKVCLNRLGGFRNNVEFLLTGLDIEAKAAFVRDQLSDALASLPIDTVEWQLERTDRPDPATQADATARLRCHVRAATLDAVGRSFSGAAVELALGSIPGFTMTAPPGSGSPFGIYEPAYVDQDVPEQVAVHADGSRTPISPPSDSVSLTHSYKPIGAMRDSYKTTGPETAATVRAPLGRIAYARSGDKGGDANLGVWVSSNHPDRDSAYEWLRALLDEKAVKQLLPEAADLDVDIHPLPNLHAVNIVLHGLLGEGVAASTRFDPQAKAIGEWLRAREVEVPEQLLGAP, from the coding sequence ATGACAGCCGTCCGCATCGGCAATGCGTCGGGCTTCTACGGTGACCGGCGGTCCGCGGTGCGCGAGATGCTCGAGGGCGGCGAGCTGGACTACCTCACCGGCGACTACCTCGCCGAGCTGACGATGCTCATACTCGGCCGCGACAAGCTGCGCGACGAGTCGCTCGGTTATGCGAAGACCTTCGTGCGACAACTGGAGGACTGCCTCGGTCTCGCGATGGGTCGGGGCGTACGTATCGTCACCAACGCCGGTGGGCTCAACCCGGCCGCCCTCGCTGGTCGCATCCGAGAGATCGCCACGGACCAAGGGATCTCAGCGTCGGTAGCGTACGTCGAAGGTGACGATTTGCTGCCCCGCTCCGCGGAGCTCGGGTTCGGCGAACCGCTCACCGCCAACGCGTACCTCGGCGCCTTCGGGATCGCCGAGGCGCTTCGAGGCGGCGCTGACGTGGTGGTGACGGGCCGGGTCACGGATGCGTCGCTCGCGGTCGGCCCGGCCATAGCGCACCACGGTTGGGGTCGCGCCGACTACGACCGGCTCGCGGGCGCGGTCGCAGCGGGCCACGTGATCGAATGCGGTACCCAGGCGACCGGCGGTAACGTCGCGGGGTTCGAGTCGCTCGACCTCGCGTCGAAGAGTGGGCGTCGGTTCGGGTTTCCGATTGCGGAGATCGATGAGGCCGGCGACTCCGTCATCACCAAGCACCCCGGCACGGGCGGTGCGGTGACGGTCGACACGGTGACGGCGCAGCTCGTCTACGAGATCGACTCGCCCGCATACCTGGGGCCGGACGTCGTCACCCGTCTGGACTCCCTGATGCTCGCAGCCGACGGTCCGGACCGAGTGGCGATCACGGGCGTACGCGGCTCGCCGCCGCCTGGGCAGGTGAAGGTGTGCCTGAACCGACTGGGTGGCTTCCGCAACAACGTCGAGTTCCTGCTGACCGGCCTCGACATCGAGGCCAAGGCGGCCTTCGTACGTGATCAGTTGAGCGATGCGCTTGCGTCGCTGCCGATCGATACCGTCGAATGGCAGCTCGAACGCACGGACCGTCCCGACCCCGCGACCCAGGCCGATGCGACCGCTCGGCTGCGGTGCCACGTACGGGCAGCGACGCTTGATGCGGTCGGTCGCAGCTTCTCGGGCGCTGCCGTCGAACTCGCCCTCGGGTCGATCCCCGGCTTCACCATGACCGCCCCGCCTGGGAGCGGGTCACCCTTCGGCATCTACGAGCCCGCGTACGTCGACCAGGATGTTCCCGAGCAGGTTGCCGTCCATGCCGACGGTTCGCGTACGCCGATTTCGCCGCCGTCCGATTCTGTATCCCTCACGCACAGCTACAAACCTATTGGAGCTATGCGTGATAGCTACAAAACGACGGGACCGGAAACTGCCGCCACCGTACGCGCGCCGCTCGGCCGAATCGCGTACGCCCGCAGCGGCGACAAGGGCGGTGACGCGAACCTCGGCGTGTGGGTGAGCAGCAATCATCCCGACCGCGACAGCGCGTACGAATGGCTTCGCGCGCTGCTCGACGAGAAGGCCGTCAAGCAGTTGCTTCCGGAAGCGGCCGATCTCGACGTCGACATTCATCCGCTGCCCAACCTCCATGCAGTCAACATCGTGCTGCACGGCCTCCTCGGTGAGGGCGTCGCGGCCTCGACGAGGTTCGATCCGCAAGCCAAGGCGATCGGCGAGTGGCTGCGTGCGCGCGAGGTCGAGGTACCCGAGCAGCTTCTGGGGGCGCCGTGA
- a CDS encoding LLM class flavin-dependent oxidoreductase, whose amino-acid sequence MTARQLKLNLFIYPGGHHEAAWRYAGSAPDRVLDIAYYQDLALRAEGARFDAVFFADGPSLPENVQYASRFRLEPLTWMSAIAAVTSRIGLIGTASTTYYEPYNLARLFASLDHLSKGRAGWNIVTTGSADAAPNFGMAEHPVHADRYDRAAEFVDVVTKLWDSWEDSAHVADPLSGRFADPDRIHPVDHVGANFRVRGPLNTPRTPQGRPVYVQAGSSVDGRSFAARYAEAIFTAHQTLSSAQEFYSDIKQRVRGVGRSPDSTLVLPGISPYIGSTEAEAQALHDELNSLTQPAYSLSLLRSLTGVDLAEYDLDAPFPRHVLRSEGDRAQSSRYRLVADIVERERPTLRQVMHRLAGARGHQVVVGTPEQIADRMETWFTAGAADGFNVMPPWLTGGFDRFVEHVLPILRKRGLFRNDYEGTTLREHYGLARPPSQYESLRTATA is encoded by the coding sequence ATGACCGCACGTCAGCTCAAGCTCAACCTGTTCATCTATCCGGGAGGACACCACGAGGCGGCCTGGCGATACGCCGGATCAGCACCCGATCGCGTCCTCGACATCGCCTACTACCAGGACCTCGCCTTGCGCGCCGAAGGAGCGCGGTTCGACGCGGTGTTCTTCGCCGACGGCCCGTCGTTGCCCGAGAACGTCCAGTACGCCTCGAGGTTCCGGCTCGAGCCCCTCACCTGGATGTCGGCCATCGCCGCCGTCACGTCGCGTATCGGTCTCATCGGCACCGCATCCACGACGTACTACGAGCCGTACAACCTGGCTCGGCTGTTCGCATCGCTGGATCACCTCAGCAAAGGTCGTGCGGGCTGGAACATCGTCACCACCGGCTCCGCCGACGCTGCGCCCAACTTCGGCATGGCCGAACACCCTGTGCACGCGGACCGATACGACCGCGCCGCGGAGTTCGTCGACGTGGTCACGAAGCTATGGGACAGCTGGGAAGACTCGGCGCACGTCGCGGATCCGCTCAGCGGCCGGTTCGCTGATCCGGATAGAATCCACCCGGTCGACCACGTCGGCGCGAACTTCCGCGTGCGAGGGCCGCTCAACACCCCGCGTACACCACAAGGCAGGCCGGTGTACGTACAGGCAGGCTCGTCAGTAGACGGACGCTCGTTCGCAGCGCGCTACGCGGAGGCGATCTTCACTGCGCACCAGACGCTGAGTAGCGCGCAGGAGTTCTACAGCGACATCAAACAGCGCGTACGCGGCGTGGGCCGCTCACCCGACAGCACGCTGGTGCTCCCCGGCATCAGCCCGTACATCGGCTCGACCGAAGCCGAAGCGCAGGCGCTGCACGATGAGCTCAACTCCCTGACCCAGCCGGCGTACTCGTTGTCCTTGCTGCGCTCTCTGACCGGCGTCGACCTCGCTGAGTACGACCTCGACGCACCGTTTCCACGGCACGTGCTCCGTTCCGAGGGCGACCGCGCGCAGAGCAGCCGGTATCGCCTCGTCGCGGACATCGTCGAACGGGAGCGACCAACCCTGCGTCAGGTCATGCACCGACTCGCGGGAGCACGCGGTCATCAGGTCGTCGTCGGTACGCCCGAGCAGATCGCCGACCGGATGGAGACCTGGTTCACCGCGGGTGCCGCCGACGGATTCAATGTCATGCCTCCGTGGCTGACCGGCGGGTTCGACCGGTTCGTCGAGCACGTACTCCCGATCCTCCGCAAGCGCGGGCTCTTCCGCAACGACTACGAGGGCACGACCCTTCGAGAGCACTACGGCCTCGCGCGACCACCCAGCCAGTACGAGTCGCTGCGCACTGCGACGGCGTGA
- a CDS encoding TIGR03084 family metal-binding protein: protein MTDRLAEVLTDLAAESDQLDSWVSTLTDDGWAAQTPAVGWTIAHQIAHLHWTDEASRKAATGAGFGEFLQAAAEDPTGYVDKAASDLVALGPREVLTRWRDGRAALAYALRGVPSGERIAWFGPPMSPASMATARLMETWAHGHDVAEALGVDVPVTPRARHVCHIGVRTRGFAYAVRGLELPETEVYVELTGPSGEVWTWGPQDASERVTGSAWDFALLVTRRRHLDDVDVHADGSDAEQWLTIAQAFAGMPGRDPVRLAERESA from the coding sequence ATGACCGACCGACTCGCCGAGGTGCTGACCGACCTCGCCGCCGAGAGCGACCAACTGGACTCATGGGTCAGCACACTCACCGACGACGGGTGGGCTGCGCAGACCCCAGCCGTCGGATGGACCATCGCCCACCAGATAGCGCATCTGCACTGGACCGACGAGGCCTCACGCAAGGCGGCCACCGGTGCCGGCTTCGGCGAGTTCCTGCAAGCGGCAGCCGAAGACCCGACCGGATACGTCGACAAGGCGGCGTCCGACCTTGTCGCGCTCGGGCCGCGTGAGGTGCTGACCCGCTGGCGCGATGGCCGGGCTGCCCTTGCGTACGCACTCCGAGGCGTGCCATCCGGTGAGCGGATCGCGTGGTTCGGCCCGCCGATGAGCCCGGCGAGCATGGCCACGGCCCGCTTGATGGAGACCTGGGCGCACGGACATGACGTCGCCGAAGCGCTCGGGGTCGACGTGCCGGTGACGCCAAGAGCGCGCCACGTCTGCCACATCGGAGTACGTACGCGTGGCTTCGCGTACGCGGTGCGCGGTCTCGAGCTACCCGAGACAGAGGTGTACGTCGAGCTCACCGGTCCGAGTGGCGAGGTCTGGACCTGGGGTCCGCAGGATGCTTCCGAGCGGGTCACCGGCTCGGCGTGGGACTTCGCGCTGCTGGTCACCCGCCGCCGGCATCTCGACGACGTCGACGTACACGCCGACGGTTCCGACGCCGAGCAGTGGTTGACAATCGCGCAGGCGTTCGCGGGTATGCCCGGACGCGACCCGGTGCGCCTCGCTGAGCGGGAGTCCGCATGA
- a CDS encoding ABC transporter permease, with protein MTATLTAPTKEPTSDNAVDERVRKRRLGLGRQIPFGLALGPLLLLAIWTIGSASGWIEPRVLSEPWTVVSTFQDLVSDGRLQDNLTVSLQRALIGLGIGVAAGLVLALLSGLSRLGEAIIDGPIQIKRSIPNLALIPLLILWFGIGEQMKIITIALGVMIPIYIHTHNGLRSIDSRYVELAQTSDLRRYAFIRSVVLPGALPGFLLGMRFAVTSAWLSLIVVEQVNATEGLGYMITLAKTYGQTDVIIVGLVVYAALGLVSDGIVRLVQRRALAWRRTLDS; from the coding sequence ATGACCGCGACGCTCACTGCCCCCACGAAAGAACCCACATCCGACAATGCCGTCGACGAACGCGTACGAAAGCGGCGGCTCGGTCTCGGACGTCAGATCCCGTTCGGACTGGCACTCGGACCTTTGCTCCTGCTCGCGATCTGGACCATCGGATCGGCATCGGGATGGATCGAGCCTCGGGTCCTGTCGGAGCCGTGGACGGTCGTTTCGACCTTTCAGGACCTCGTGTCCGACGGCCGCCTGCAAGACAATCTGACCGTGTCGCTGCAACGTGCGTTGATCGGCCTCGGCATCGGCGTCGCTGCAGGTCTCGTACTCGCGCTGCTGTCGGGTCTCAGCCGACTCGGCGAGGCGATCATCGACGGCCCCATCCAGATCAAACGCTCGATTCCGAACCTCGCGCTCATTCCCTTGCTGATCTTGTGGTTCGGCATCGGCGAGCAGATGAAGATCATCACCATCGCACTCGGCGTGATGATCCCGATCTACATCCACACCCACAACGGACTGCGCAGCATCGACAGCCGCTACGTCGAGCTGGCACAGACCAGCGATCTGCGCCGGTACGCATTCATCCGATCTGTCGTACTGCCAGGGGCACTTCCGGGGTTCCTGCTCGGCATGCGCTTCGCGGTCACATCCGCCTGGCTGTCCCTGATCGTCGTCGAGCAGGTCAACGCCACCGAGGGACTCGGTTACATGATCACGCTCGCCAAGACGTACGGGCAGACCGACGTCATCATCGTCGGTCTCGTCGTGTACGCGGCGCTCGGCCTCGTATCGGACGGGATCGTACGACTAGTACAGAGGAGGGCGCTCGCATGGCGGCGAACGTTGGACAGCTGA
- a CDS encoding ABC transporter ATP-binding protein translates to MAANVGQLTGDEYSVSIRDLRRSFSSSGGVLNGLDLDIPAGEFVALLGRSGSGKSTLLRALAGLDHDVRGSGRVRVPEKVSVVFQDSRLLPWQRILDNVILGLRDKNADERGRTALAEVGLEGRERAWPNELSGGEAQRAALARSLVRDPQLLLADEPFGALDALTRIRMHDLLRRLCEVHRPSVLLVTHDVDEAIVLADRVIVLVDGVIGSDVRVNMPGHRSPADPRFAELRATLLDKLGVIDGVPDDSQSPAVATA, encoded by the coding sequence ATGGCGGCGAACGTTGGACAGCTGACCGGCGACGAATACTCGGTTTCGATACGTGACTTGCGCCGCAGCTTCAGCAGCAGTGGCGGCGTACTCAACGGCCTCGATCTCGACATACCCGCCGGCGAGTTCGTCGCGCTGCTCGGTCGATCCGGTAGCGGCAAGTCGACCCTCCTGCGTGCGCTGGCGGGACTCGACCACGACGTACGAGGTTCCGGGCGCGTACGCGTGCCGGAGAAGGTGTCGGTCGTGTTCCAGGACTCACGGCTCCTGCCCTGGCAACGCATCCTCGACAACGTGATCCTCGGTCTGCGCGACAAGAACGCGGATGAGCGAGGGCGGACCGCACTCGCCGAGGTGGGGCTCGAAGGGCGCGAGCGAGCGTGGCCGAACGAGCTCTCCGGCGGCGAGGCCCAGCGAGCGGCGCTCGCACGTTCGCTCGTCCGTGACCCGCAGCTCCTCCTCGCCGATGAGCCGTTCGGCGCGCTCGACGCACTGACCCGGATACGCATGCACGACCTGCTACGCAGGCTGTGCGAAGTACATCGGCCAAGCGTCCTGCTGGTCACGCACGACGTGGACGAGGCGATCGTCCTCGCCGACCGCGTGATCGTCCTGGTCGACGGGGTCATCGGTTCGGACGTCCGAGTGAACATGCCCGGTCACCGCTCGCCGGCCGATCCACGGTTCGCCGAGCTCCGGGCGACGCTGCTGGACAAGCTCGGCGTCATCGACGGCGTACCCGATGACAGTCAATCCCCCGCAGTTGCGACAGCCTGA
- a CDS encoding SDR family NAD(P)-dependent oxidoreductase, whose amino-acid sequence MTIRSNDRVLVTGAASGLGLALVRELVRRGARVLASDVANERPAVFDDLPGVAYRRLDVREDADWAAALEWVTAEWKGLDLLVNNAGVAAGGRMELTSIDQWQWIVDINLLGVVRGCRTFTPMMKGQRTGHLVNIASAAGLVHPPRMTEYTSVKAGVVALSESLRYELAPYGVDVSVVCPTFFRTNLASSLRGNDPDSKEGARRLIDESPMSADLIAGRVLAGVDARRHVILTDRNGRLAYYAKRLARPLYDAVMLREGKKAAGRETEVG is encoded by the coding sequence GTGACGATCAGGAGCAACGACCGCGTGCTGGTGACCGGTGCTGCGTCCGGGCTCGGCCTGGCGTTGGTGCGTGAGCTGGTACGCCGCGGGGCCCGCGTACTCGCGAGCGATGTCGCCAACGAACGCCCTGCCGTATTCGACGATCTGCCCGGTGTGGCATATCGCAGGCTCGACGTACGCGAGGATGCCGATTGGGCTGCTGCGTTGGAGTGGGTCACTGCCGAGTGGAAAGGGCTCGACCTGCTCGTGAACAACGCCGGCGTCGCCGCGGGCGGACGCATGGAGCTCACCTCGATCGACCAGTGGCAGTGGATCGTCGACATCAACCTGCTCGGTGTCGTACGCGGTTGCCGTACGTTCACGCCGATGATGAAGGGGCAGCGGACCGGCCACCTCGTCAACATCGCATCGGCGGCAGGGCTCGTACATCCGCCGCGGATGACCGAGTACACCTCGGTCAAGGCGGGCGTCGTCGCGCTGAGCGAGTCGTTGCGCTACGAGCTCGCCCCGTACGGCGTCGACGTCTCGGTCGTCTGTCCGACGTTCTTCCGGACCAACCTCGCGTCGTCGCTGCGCGGCAACGACCCCGACTCGAAGGAGGGGGCGCGCCGCCTGATCGACGAGTCGCCGATGTCGGCAGACCTGATCGCCGGTCGTGTTCTCGCCGGCGTCGACGCCCGGCGCCATGTCATCCTCACCGATCGCAACGGCCGGCTCGCGTACTACGCCAAGCGGCTCGCCCGTCCGCTGTACGACGCGGTGATGCTTCGCGAAGGCAAGAAGGCTGCCGGCCGAGAGACCGAGGTCGGCTGA
- a CDS encoding histidine phosphatase family protein: MALVVLVRHGQASWGAADYDVLSEHGHRQARTLGESWRTPGFEPTRIISGTMRRHRETADEIRAGYGAAPTVEVVDGLEEFDHVDVFAESLGADGSLPELDESSMEEMFDVGLHRWIAGDGARAYRETYRQFRARVGDAFTGILNGLGADDKTVVVTSGGVIAGVVCDLLGVADDRWPALAAPIINTSTHKVLVRDDRPMLVSFNEHAHLATADITYA, translated from the coding sequence ATGGCGCTGGTCGTTCTCGTCCGGCACGGCCAGGCGTCATGGGGTGCCGCCGACTACGACGTGTTGTCTGAACACGGGCACCGCCAAGCCCGCACGCTCGGCGAGTCGTGGCGTACGCCGGGCTTCGAACCGACTCGGATCATCAGCGGCACGATGCGCCGGCATCGTGAGACCGCAGACGAGATCCGTGCCGGGTACGGCGCGGCGCCGACGGTCGAGGTCGTCGACGGACTGGAGGAGTTCGACCATGTCGACGTCTTCGCCGAGTCGCTCGGCGCGGACGGCTCGCTACCCGAGCTCGACGAGTCGTCGATGGAGGAGATGTTCGACGTCGGGTTGCATCGGTGGATCGCCGGCGACGGCGCCCGTGCGTACCGTGAGACGTACCGCCAGTTCAGGGCGAGGGTCGGTGATGCGTTCACCGGCATCCTCAACGGGCTCGGCGCCGACGACAAGACGGTCGTGGTCACGTCTGGCGGCGTCATCGCGGGTGTCGTATGCGACCTGCTCGGCGTCGCGGACGACCGTTGGCCCGCATTGGCCGCTCCGATCATCAACACGAGTACGCACAAGGTCCTCGTACGAGACGACCGACCGATGCTCGTATCGTTCAACGAACACGCACATCTGGCCACGGCCGACATCACGTACGCCTGA
- a CDS encoding TetR/AcrR family transcriptional regulator produces the protein MAVESRVRTPQGERSRVMRTRLLDATIDVLVERGWAGTTTTVVSDRAGVSRGAQLHHFPTKQDLVVAAVEYIATKRRAELAAAAEHLPARRRTRAVLGILSDQFTSPVFLAALELWVAARTDSALRDAVGPLEQRIGRETHRQAVALLGIDESDSGARELVQATLDLLRGLGLADTIADDSRRRKRILAVWAQTIDDKIGASRR, from the coding sequence ATGGCCGTCGAGTCGCGTGTACGTACGCCACAAGGTGAGCGCAGCCGCGTCATGCGCACCAGGCTTCTCGACGCGACCATCGACGTCCTGGTCGAGCGCGGCTGGGCGGGTACGACGACAACCGTGGTCTCGGACCGAGCCGGCGTCTCGAGGGGCGCTCAGCTACATCACTTTCCGACCAAACAGGACTTGGTGGTCGCCGCCGTCGAGTACATCGCGACGAAGCGCCGCGCCGAGCTGGCGGCCGCGGCCGAGCACCTGCCCGCACGCAGGCGTACGCGGGCGGTACTCGGGATTCTCAGCGATCAGTTCACCAGCCCGGTCTTCCTGGCTGCGCTCGAGCTCTGGGTGGCCGCACGTACCGACTCGGCATTGCGCGACGCCGTCGGTCCGCTCGAGCAACGAATCGGTCGCGAAACGCATCGTCAGGCGGTCGCATTGCTCGGCATCGACGAGTCCGACTCCGGCGCGCGTGAGCTCGTGCAGGCAACGCTCGACCTGCTACGCGGTTTGGGTCTTGCCGACACCATCGCCGACGACTCCCGCCGCCGTAAACGCATCCTCGCCGTCTGGGCGCAAACAATCGACGACAAGATCGGAGCCAGCCGGAGATGA
- a CDS encoding SDR family oxidoreductase, whose protein sequence is MRQNIWITGASAGLGEGMAREFAARGHNLALAARRIDRLEALRDELVAANPRIEVSCHELDVNDHDRVFEEFTAATTTLGGIDRAIVNAGLGKGARIGSGRFDANRDTAMTNFVGALAQCEAAMAHFYERESGHLVLVSSMSAMRGMPSSMTTYAATKAGLAMLGEGIRTDLMRRPGLDISVTTLYPGYIASEMNERAAESGAGGTKMMVDTETGCRAMVAAIEKEVTQAEVPGWPWKPIGFVMRHAPLSIVRRMV, encoded by the coding sequence ATGCGACAGAACATCTGGATCACCGGAGCAAGCGCCGGCCTGGGCGAGGGCATGGCTCGGGAGTTCGCGGCCCGCGGTCACAATCTCGCACTCGCGGCGCGTCGAATCGACCGGCTCGAGGCGCTGCGCGACGAGCTCGTCGCAGCGAACCCCCGTATCGAGGTCAGCTGCCACGAGCTCGACGTCAACGACCACGACCGAGTCTTCGAGGAGTTCACGGCGGCGACGACGACGCTCGGCGGGATCGACCGCGCCATCGTGAACGCCGGCCTCGGCAAAGGAGCACGCATCGGTAGCGGCAGGTTCGACGCTAACCGCGACACGGCGATGACGAACTTCGTCGGTGCGCTCGCCCAGTGCGAGGCCGCGATGGCGCACTTCTACGAGCGCGAGTCAGGTCACCTGGTGCTCGTGTCTTCGATGTCTGCCATGCGCGGGATGCCCAGCTCCATGACGACGTACGCCGCGACGAAGGCCGGACTCGCGATGCTCGGCGAAGGTATTCGTACCGACCTCATGCGCCGACCCGGCCTCGACATCTCGGTCACCACGCTCTACCCCGGCTATATCGCCTCGGAGATGAACGAACGGGCTGCCGAGTCGGGGGCGGGTGGCACCAAGATGATGGTCGACACCGAGACCGGTTGCCGTGCGATGGTCGCCGCGATAGAAAAGGAGGTCACCCAGGCCGAGGTGCCGGGGTGGCCCTGGAAGCCGATCGGGTTCGTGATGCGCCATGCGCCGCTCTCGATCGTCCGCCGGATGGTGTAG
- a CDS encoding ABC transporter substrate-binding protein, with the protein MRLHRPNTRGRLVLAAIAVAVVTTACSSANGQGPSLDSDEPIPNKVDKDTVLRIGDPETQTALELSGQIDKLPFKVEWANLSGGPQTSEAFRADALDVGAVADIPPLFAHWTGLDVKIVAAQFRKDPVHHPIYQLGVAPGVDVKSLDDLRGKKIAYSPGQAQGALVLRVLAKAGLEQDDVELVEMASTEDVYVDAVGSGQVDVAPLGGVLNRTYLAKYGDEGGTTITHGLRDDPFHLYVQSSVLDDADKAAALKEYVKYWARAQQWMRDHPQEWIKGYYVDHEGLSEADGKYLFKAFGQVDIPASWDDVIERHQETADLLAKEQDREEFDVEDIYDRRYEAVGAKALQGADR; encoded by the coding sequence GTGCGTCTACACAGACCCAACACCCGCGGGCGCCTCGTACTGGCGGCCATCGCCGTTGCAGTCGTGACGACCGCATGCTCGTCGGCGAACGGGCAGGGGCCGAGTCTGGACTCCGACGAACCGATACCGAACAAGGTCGACAAGGACACCGTCTTGCGCATCGGCGACCCGGAGACCCAGACGGCACTCGAACTGTCCGGCCAGATCGACAAGCTGCCCTTCAAGGTGGAATGGGCAAACTTGAGCGGGGGTCCGCAGACCAGCGAGGCGTTTCGGGCCGACGCACTCGATGTCGGCGCGGTCGCAGACATCCCCCCGCTGTTCGCCCACTGGACCGGCCTCGACGTGAAGATCGTCGCGGCGCAGTTCCGCAAGGATCCTGTGCACCATCCGATCTACCAGCTCGGCGTCGCCCCGGGCGTCGACGTCAAGAGCCTCGACGACCTGCGGGGCAAGAAGATCGCGTACAGCCCCGGACAGGCCCAGGGTGCGCTCGTTCTCCGCGTACTGGCCAAGGCCGGGCTCGAGCAGGACGACGTCGAGTTGGTCGAGATGGCGAGCACCGAAGACGTCTACGTCGATGCAGTCGGTAGCGGCCAGGTCGACGTCGCCCCACTCGGCGGCGTGCTCAACCGCACGTACCTCGCAAAGTACGGCGATGAGGGTGGTACGACGATCACGCACGGACTTCGTGACGACCCGTTCCATCTGTACGTACAGTCGTCGGTCCTCGACGACGCGGACAAGGCCGCCGCGCTCAAGGAGTACGTGAAGTACTGGGCCCGTGCCCAGCAGTGGATGCGTGACCATCCGCAGGAGTGGATCAAGGGCTACTACGTCGACCATGAGGGACTGAGCGAAGCGGACGGCAAGTACCTGTTCAAGGCCTTCGGCCAGGTCGACATCCCGGCCAGCTGGGATGACGTGATCGAACGTCACCAGGAAACGGCCGACCTGCTCGCGAAGGAGCAGGATCGCGAGGAGTTCGACGTCGAGGACATCTACGACCGCCGTTACGAAGCGGTCGGAGCCAAGGCACTGCAGGGTGCCGACCGATGA